From Ureaplasma urealyticum serovar 8 str. ATCC 27618:
AAAATTATTAAACAATCAAAGCATCAAATTAAAAGTGTTATTGATGTTTGTTGTGGTAGTGGTGTTTTAGGATTAAGTGTAAAAATGAACTTTAATAATTTAGATGTTTCATTATTAGATATTTCTCTTGATGCTATTAGTAATAGTAAAAAAAACGCACAATATCATAATATAGAAGGAATAAATTATCTTCATAAAAGCATGCAAAAATACTTTTTACACACAAAAAAACGTTTTGATTTAATTATTTGTAATCCACCATATATTAAAAGTGATTATCAATTAGATAAACAAGTTTTAGATTATGATCCCCTTAATGCATTAGTTGATTTTGAACATAAAGATGGAATTAGTTTTTATTTATTTATAATAAATAATATTTCATTAATTTGTAATAAAAAATTCACGATTGTTTTTGAAATAGGATATGATCAAAAAACAATCTTAGAAAATGTTCTAAAAAAAAATGAATTTCCTATTTTCTACTACTTTATAAATGATTATAATAATTTATATAGAATTTTAGTAATAAGTAATATTAAGTATGAAAATTTATAGAATAACTAATTTAAATGCCATTTATGATGCTTTAGTAGCAAATAAATGTGTTCTAATTCCCACTGATACCATTATTGGTTTATTAGCTAAAAACCAAGATGTTATTTATGAAATTAAACGACGTGATCGAAACAAGAAAATTGTACGTTTTGTTGCTGATTACAAATTACTTGGTGATTTAACTGTAGAACAAGAACAATTTTTAGATCTTTTTTGACCAGGATCAGTTACTGTAATTAAAAATGGTGTTTCATATCGCATGCCTAATAGTCCTCATATATTAAAATTAATTCAAAAATTAGGACCACTATATTGTAGTAGTGCTAATATTTCTGGCGAAGAACCAGTTAAAAATCATAATGAAGCAATTTTTAAATTTGGTGCAAATAGTAAACTAATTTATGTTGAAGCTCAGCAACAAATTGGTGTGCCATCAACCATTGTTGATATTGACAAATGAGAATATGTTCGTCGTGGTGCTAATATTGAAATGGTTGATATGTTTATTAAAGAATTAAAATATAATAACACAAAAGAAAAGGAGTAATTTTATGATTAAAAAAATTTATTTTGGTAATGATCATGCTGCTTATGAAATTAAAGATCAAATTATTGCTCATTTAAAACAAAAAGGTTATGAAATTATTGATGAAGGAGCCCAAGTCGAATTAGGCTCTGTTAACTATAGTCCATATGCTCTAAAAGTTGCTAATGATGTTGTTAATGATGCTAAAAATGATAGTTTAGGAATTTTATTGTGTGGCACAGGAATTGGCATGAATATGGCTGCAAGCAAAGTTAAAGGTGCACGTGTTGCTTTAATATATAACGAAAGTAGTGCGAAATTAGCTAAAGAGCATAATAATGCTAATGTAATTACCATTGGAGCACGTGAAAATAGTTTAGAACAAATCATTAAGATGATTGATGATTTTTTAGAAAGTAAATTCATGGGTGAGCGCCATCAAAAACGCTTAGATATAATCACAGAATATGAAAAAAAT
This genomic window contains:
- a CDS encoding HemK/PrmC family methyltransferase, coding for MTYHQLVYQAQLLLQKNQRNTQVAFELLYGLDDEVKDFYSFSNNRLKLVDLSLECKYFELLNEFINEKPLERILGYGYFCGRRFYVDENVFAFRVETELLVDVINKIIKQSKHQIKSVIDVCCGSGVLGLSVKMNFNNLDVSLLDISLDAISNSKKNAQYHNIEGINYLHKSMQKYFLHTKKRFDLIICNPPYIKSDYQLDKQVLDYDPLNALVDFEHKDGISFYLFIINNISLICNKKFTIVFEIGYDQKTILENVLKKNEFPIFYYFINDYNNLYRILVISNIKYENL
- a CDS encoding L-threonylcarbamoyladenylate synthase encodes the protein MKIYRITNLNAIYDALVANKCVLIPTDTIIGLLAKNQDVIYEIKRRDRNKKIVRFVADYKLLGDLTVEQEQFLDLFWPGSVTVIKNGVSYRMPNSPHILKLIQKLGPLYCSSANISGEEPVKNHNEAIFKFGANSKLIYVEAQQQIGVPSTIVDIDKWEYVRRGANIEMVDMFIKELKYNNTKEKE
- a CDS encoding RpiB/LacA/LacB family sugar-phosphate isomerase, which gives rise to MIKKIYFGNDHAAYEIKDQIIAHLKQKGYEIIDEGAQVELGSVNYSPYALKVANDVVNDAKNDSLGILLCGTGIGMNMAASKVKGARVALIYNESSAKLAKEHNNANVITIGARENSLEQIIKMIDDFLESKFMGERHQKRLDIITEYEKNQK